The sequence GGCATAACGAAGTGCCGCGGATACCGAACCCTGCGTGTCGTGGATGGATTCGTTTTCCGGGAGGCGGTTGGCGGCGAGGAAGTCCGGGATGTCTCCCTGGATGAAACGGGTGGCGCCGAAACCGTCTGCGGGCGTGAGACTCTGCAGGAGAGAACCGTCGTTGATCTGCGCGGCGTCCTCGAACCAGCTGACGTTGCGGATGCTGCCCACACCGCCCGATACATTGAGCGATTGCCACGGGGGGTTGACCTGCAACGGCCTCAGGGCCAGGAACAGGTTGCCGCGAAGGGGGGCGTCGGAGACGTTTGTGACCCGGTAGCGCAAATGAACCCCGGAGTCCCCGGTCGGGCCTGCCGCCATCGCGGTGACATCCAGCGTGAGTTTCGGGTGTTCCCAGCAGACCGAGGGGATCGGGAGATAGTCGCCGGCGAGCCGCTGATGGAGCGTGACGTTGTTCCAGGTGATGAACTCTCCGCCCGCGTGGATGAAGGGCTCGACGGAGAACTCTCCCTCGCGCAGTTCGATCATCCCCTCCTCGTTGATCAGCGCCTCCTGTATGTCGCCCGGGATGCCGGCCACCGTCCAGTAGGTCTGCTCATTGGAGAAGTACCGGGGGTAGAGTCCGCGGGGCATCTCGTGGGCAATCGATCCGATGAAGGCATTGGGCGTGGACGAGAAGGCATAGGGTTTGATCTGCAGGTTGTTGATGGCGTAACCCTCGCCCTTGTTGCTGCGGGTCAGCAGGAGCTTCACGTACCGGGACTCGGAATCCGGCAGGTACACGTAATCGCGCCCGCCGTCGTTCTTCTCGACGGCGTAAACCGTCTTCCACGCCTCGCCGTCCAGGGAGGTCTCGATCCGGTAGTCGCGCGCGTAGTCGTCACCGGTCCAGTCGATGACAAGCCCGCCATACTCCCTCAGGTTGCCGAAGTCCAGTTCCAGCCACTGTTCCTCGGAGATGGATCCGCTTCGCCAGGACGTCTCGGGGTCGCCGTCCAGTACACGTTCCGGTTCATTGCCCTGGCTGCCGGTGGAGGCGCGGATTTCGGGCGGCTCGGTTACCGAGGCAGAGACCGGTCTGATCTCGAACTCGAAGTCGTCGATCCATAGCGAACCCACGCCGGCATCGCCGGCGGTGACGGCAATTTCGATGGCCCCGATCTCCCTAAGGTCGACACCGTCGTTCGGTCCCCAGGCAAAGTCGAAGTGGCGCTTCTTGAAGCGCAGTTCCTCCCACTCGTCGGTGAATTCGAGGTTGTGGCGCTTCGCCCACCAGACGTTCTGGCTTCTGGGGCCGATCAGTTTGAGTTCCAGGGTCTTGATTGGCCTGGAGCCGCGCACCTTCAGGGTGAAGCCGTAGTTGTCCGATAGCGGCATGGTGACCGGCTTGCGGGCGATGAAGAAGCCCCCCTTGCCCTGGAAGTCGAAGTCCAGCCGCATGGCCATGCCATCCAGGCCCTGGTCCTGCGCGACCTCCGCATCGGCCCCCTGAGCAGCCGTGATTTCCCAGCCCTCGATGGTCTCGAACCGGTCGATCGGCAGGGTCTGCATGGCGAGCGCCTCCGCTGAGAGAAGAAACAGAAACGCGGTCAGTGGCGGTGTCTTGCTGCGGAGGATAAAGCGGATCAGTCTGGTCATAGTGTCGCGGCCTCGGAGTTTCGGGGGTCCCAGCAGGACCTCGCCTCGGTGAGCGGACCCGGGGTCGGGTCGAACTCCTTTCCGGTTCCCCCCCCTCCGGGGACTGTCACTCCTTGACTCCACCGACGGTAATACCTTCGATGTAGTACTTCTGTAGGAATAAAAATAGCAGCATCACGGGCAGCACGGTCACGACTGCCCCCGCCATCATCAGTTCCGTGTCCTGGACATGCTCGCCCAACAGATTGGCCAGCGCCACCGGAAGGGTGTACATGGCTCCGTCGGTCAGGATGATCAGGGGCCACATGAAATCGTTCCAGGTGCCCATGAAGGTGAAGATCGCCAGCGTGACCAGGATCGGCCGGCACAACGGTAGCACGATGGACCAGTAGATGCGGAATTCGCCGGCGCCGTCGATGCGTGCCGCGTCCAGCAGGCTGTCCGGGATGGTCAGGGCGTACTGGCGGATCAGGAAGATCCCGAAGATGCTGGCCATGCCGGGAATGATCACGCCCCAGTAGGTGTTGACCAGGCCCATGTGCTTGAGCAGCAGGAACAGGGGCAGCATCGATACCTGCGCCGGAATCACGAGTCCGGCGAGCAGGATTCTGAACAGGCCCTCACGGCCCGGGAAACGCAGCTTGGCGAAGGCGTAACCCGCCATCGAGTTGAGCAACAGCGAGATCAGGGTGACCGAGACCGCCACGATGAGGCTGTTGAGAAAATACCGGCCCAGTTCGATGCGCGAGAACAGCGCGTCGTACTGTTCCAGCGTGACCGCGCCGGTGAGGAAACGGGGCGGGAACACGCTGGCCTCCCCGGTGGGCATGAACGAGGCGA comes from Gammaproteobacteria bacterium and encodes:
- a CDS encoding discoidin domain-containing protein, with product MTRLIRFILRSKTPPLTAFLFLLSAEALAMQTLPIDRFETIEGWEITAAQGADAEVAQDQGLDGMAMRLDFDFQGKGGFFIARKPVTMPLSDNYGFTLKVRGSRPIKTLELKLIGPRSQNVWWAKRHNLEFTDEWEELRFKKRHFDFAWGPNDGVDLREIGAIEIAVTAGDAGVGSLWIDDFEFEIRPVSASVTEPPEIRASTGSQGNEPERVLDGDPETSWRSGSISEEQWLELDFGNLREYGGLVIDWTGDDYARDYRIETSLDGEAWKTVYAVEKNDGGRDYVYLPDSESRYVKLLLTRSNKGEGYAINNLQIKPYAFSSTPNAFIGSIAHEMPRGLYPRYFSNEQTYWTVAGIPGDIQEALINEEGMIELREGEFSVEPFIHAGGEFITWNNVTLHQRLAGDYLPIPSVCWEHPKLTLDVTAMAAGPTGDSGVHLRYRVTNVSDAPLRGNLFLALRPLQVNPPWQSLNVSGGVGSIRNVSWFEDAAQINDGSLLQSLTPADGFGATRFIQGDIPDFLAANRLPENESIHDTQGSVSAALRYAFDLQPGESADTFLYFPFHEPDSNAIAALRNADPAQNWAEIHNQVTNFWTTQLNLVELELPEAVRKFNDVLRSSLAYILINQDGPMIQPGSRDYARAWIRDGALTSTALLQLGHTEPVRRFIRWYAGFQYPSGKIPCCIDRRGADSVPENDSQGQWIYLLATYYRYTRDVGFLTEMWPTVERAAHFIQTLRDQRLTDEFRQDGKRKFYGLMPESISHEGYSSNPVHSYWDDFFTVRGLTDAARIATILGYDDKAAEYRQVVDAFREDLYASISLSIVAHGIDYIPGAAELGDFDATSIAIAVDPLGEMSRLPEPAFSKTFDDYYGIFSRRKDPEQSWEAYTPYEIRIAGAFLRMGLKDRALELLEYFLADQRPPGWNQWAEVAWNDRRAPKFIGDMPHTWVGTEYIRTLRNMFVMERDGDKGLVLAAGVPESWLANGESVGIRRFPTEFGTVNYSMKRNGEGDIAMRVSGDLNTPRAGLVVQSPLSAPLKGATVNGTEVASEDGTSVRVDEFPADITLHYDRPSELAHQP
- a CDS encoding carbohydrate ABC transporter permease, whose protein sequence is MNQPLFRTLIYSLLAVGVVLTLTPLVWMVFASFMPTGEASVFPPRFLTGAVTLEQYDALFSRIELGRYFLNSLIVAVSVTLISLLLNSMAGYAFAKLRFPGREGLFRILLAGLVIPAQVSMLPLFLLLKHMGLVNTYWGVIIPGMASIFGIFLIRQYALTIPDSLLDAARIDGAGEFRIYWSIVLPLCRPILVTLAIFTFMGTWNDFMWPLIILTDGAMYTLPVALANLLGEHVQDTELMMAGAVVTVLPVMLLFLFLQKYYIEGITVGGVKE